In Thunnus maccoyii chromosome 3, fThuMac1.1, whole genome shotgun sequence, the following proteins share a genomic window:
- the mbd1b gene encoding methyl-CpG-binding domain protein 1b isoform X1 has protein sequence MDKEPVQSPGREPVEEDVGQNTEKTPSEAENTSEAASAQDQSTPSDTIDAEETPKSDPVPEETKEEAKAIGGEPPVDWFEPLEEDDDVNSTGNNDPEVESLAGESERSESVAGSEKAFKKIYQLHIPRRKRSHPDEGWVEWPVLGEGWKRKEVVRRSGSSIGQKDVYYLSPRGDRLRSRVELASVLEGVLDLSTFEYKTGKFYNGEAPPTRVRNRAKRKIRERSSSESSWMERGEGADTPDSHHRLTPSQSLKTIHSNQTSFSMQSTMGTPNHGACNKDAVHEDKIKLPLPSSSRSIPLPSINGEIGSEDSTLICARCGISFTGTWYDKQRKRPSCPTCWASKTKEHPMIRFRKWIPCGQCVGCHNTVNCGQCANCKHGLQSPETRKRICRKRRCICPIRKGPGSGGFLHQRPHNDIPETFDDSMSFQVMKTCVIKSEITDSQHPSLKSSDTENFSVNVDVDDDEDMSTDDDDDWHKKRKRRSCGECKACLCRKDCGTCDFCIDKPKFGGSNKKRQKCRLRQCQRQAMRHLLPFQMGQGDYGADNPLLPGRPRPHYTYSRKSGLKKNKGAQLGMDFTDNEDDDINLQMNWSSEPAGGSKLAYEMNLRNHQSSMQLNHSDFGVRNGLPDRVPHIGNHNNSHLDQLSRWDGDKSFVGRDGQRHVEDEEEDEEELPMITQIFSLADNPAGTGADIENHLMKLLKSLRSSVLPILWYAIMVEGPQLQLIQCAKQSNMADTIVLIDPGFCYQVTVQKQPLLPTHPLYDDYPARLTSVTEVVNLLLGLEKYVVCQGLPPKEPLSNKDPITLERASTCDFLVKKNVSICFNCRMLRG, from the exons ATGGACAAGGAACCAGTGCAGAGCCCTGGCAGAGAGCCCGTGGAAGAAGATGTgggacaaaacacagagaagacCCCCAGTGAGGCAGAAAACACCTCAGAGGCAGCATCAGCACAGGATCAATCGACACCTTCAGACACTATCGATGCAGAGGAAACCCCCAAGTCAGATCCTGTCCCAGAAGAGACAAAGGAGGAGGCTAAGGCCATTGGTGGTGAGCCTCCTGTTGACTGGTTTGAGCCCCttgaggaggatgatgatgtcaATAGCACGGGTAACAATGATCCAGAGGTGGAAAGCCTAGCAGGAGAGAGTGAAAGGAGTGAGAGCGTGGCGGGCAGTGAGAAGGCCTTCAAAAAGATTTATCA GCTTCACATTCCTCGCCGTAAGCGATCACATCCTGATGAGGGATGGGTGGAGTGGCCTGTACTTGGAGAGGGTTGGAAACGCAAAGAAGTTGTCCGGCGCTCAGGTTCAAGCATTGGCCAGAAGGATGTTTATTACCTGAG TCCACGTGGTGATCGACTGAGAAGCAGAGTAGAGCTGGCGTCAGTGCTGGAGGGAGTTCTTGACTTGTCAACATTTGAATATAAAACAGGGAAGTTCTACAATGGCGAAGCACCACCAACAAGAGTTCGAAACAGAGCGAAG AGAAAGATACGAGAGCGTTCTTCCTCGGAGTCCAGctggatggagagaggagaaggggcGGACACTCCAGACTCCCACCACAGGCTCACTCCAAGCCAGAGCCTCAAAACCATCCACTCCAACCAAACAAGTTTCTCCATGCAGAGTACAATGGGAACTCCAAACCATGGTGCTTGCAATAAGGATGCAGTACACGAAGATAAAATTAAACTTCCCCTTCCCTCATCATCCAGATCGATCCCGCTCCCCTCCATAAATGGAGAAATCGGGTCAGAGGACAGCACTCT GATCTGTGCCAGATGTGGTATTTCCTTCACAGGGACATGGTACGACAAGCAAAGAAAGAGGCCCTCCTGTCCCACCTGTTGGG CCTCAAAGACAAAAGAACATCCGATGATTCGTTTTAGAAAG TGGATTCCTTGTGGGCAGTGTGTCGGATGCCATAATACAGTTAATTGTGGACAATGTGCCAACTGCAAGCATGGACTGCAGAGCCCTGAGACCCGAAAACGAATATGCCGGAAACGCAGGTGTATATGTCCTATTCGTAAG GGCCCTGGAAGTGGAGGCTTCCTGCACCAGAGACCTCATAATGACATTCCTGAAACATTTGATGACAGCATGAGTTTCCAGGTGATGAAAACATGTGTAATCAAA AGTGAAATTACGGACTCACAG CACCCGAGTCTCAAAAGCAGTGACACTGAGAACTTCTCAGTTAACGTGGACGTAGATGACGACGAAGACATGTCAAccgatgacgatgatgat tggcATAAGAAGCGGAAGCGGCGTTCCTGTGGGGAATGCAAAGCCTGTCTCTGCAGGAAAGACTGCGGCACGTGTGATTTCTGTATAGACAAACCCAAGTTCGGAGGTAGcaacaaaaagagacagaagTGTCGTCTACGTCAGTGTCAGAGACAGGCAATG AGACACTTGCTACCCTTCCAGATGGGACAAGGTGACTATGGGGCAGATAATCCACTACTCCCAGGCAGGCCAAGGCCTCACTACACATACAGTCGAAAGTCaggtttaaagaaaaacaagggaGCACAACTTGGCATGGACTTCACTGACAATGAAGATGATGACATTAACTTACAA ATGAATTGGAGCTCCGAGCCTGCCGGCGGTAGTAAACTCGCTTATGAGATGAACTTGAGAAACCACCAATCATCTATGCAG TTAAATCATTCAGATTTTGGAGTGCGAAATGGGCTGCCTGACAGAGTCCCTCACATCGGCAACCATAACAACTCCCATCTA GACCAGCTAAGCAGATGGGATGGAGACAAATCATTTGTAGGCAGAGATGGTCAAAGGCATGTTGAAGAcgaagaggaagatgaagaagagtTGCCCATG ATTACGCAGATCTTCAGTTTAGCTGATAATCCAGCCGGGACTGGTGCGGACATTGAAAACCACCTAATGAAACTGCTTAAGTCTTTACGTTCCTCTGTACTGCCAATCCTATGGTATGCCATAATGGTGGAGGGCCCGCAGCTGCAGCTTATCCAGTGTGCTAAACAGTCCAACATGGCCGACACCATAGTGTTGATCGACCCCGGCTTCTGCTATCAGGTCACCGTCCAAAAGCAGCCGCTGCTCCCCACCCACCCGCTGTACGACGACTACCCGGCACGCTTGACCTCGGTGACTGAAGTGGTGAATCTGCTTTTGGGTCTGGAGAAGTACGTGGTGTGCCAAGGCCTGCCCCCCAAAGAGCCGTTATCTAATAAAGACCCAATCACACTAGAGCGGGCGTCAACATGTGATTTCTTGGTTAAGAAAAACGTGAGTATCTGTTTTAACTGCAGAATGCTGCGAGGATGA
- the mbd1b gene encoding methyl-CpG-binding domain protein 1b isoform X2, producing the protein MDKEPVQSPGREPVEEDVGQNTEKTPSEAENTSEAASAQDQSTPSDTIDAEETPKSDPVPEETKEEAKAIGGEPPVDWFEPLEEDDDVNSTGNNDPEVESLAGESERSESVAGSEKAFKKIYQLHIPRRKRSHPDEGWVEWPVLGEGWKRKEVVRRSGSSIGQKDVYYLSPRGDRLRSRVELASVLEGVLDLSTFEYKTGKFYNGEAPPTRVRNRAKRKIRERSSSESSWMERGEGADTPDSHHRLTPSQSLKTIHSNQTSFSMQSTMGTPNHGACNKDAVHEDKIKLPLPSSSRSIPLPSINGEIGSEDSTLICARCGISFTGTWYDKQRKRPSCPTCWASKTKEHPMIRFRKWIPCGQCVGCHNTVNCGQCANCKHGLQSPETRKRICRKRRCICPIRKGPGSGGFLHQRPHNDIPETFDDSMSFQVMKTCVIKSEITDSQHPSLKSSDTENFSVNVDVDDDEDMSTDDDDDWHKKRKRRSCGECKACLCRKDCGTCDFCIDKPKFGGSNKKRQKCRLRQCQRQAMMGQGDYGADNPLLPGRPRPHYTYSRKSGLKKNKGAQLGMDFTDNEDDDINLQMNWSSEPAGGSKLAYEMNLRNHQSSMQLNHSDFGVRNGLPDRVPHIGNHNNSHLDQLSRWDGDKSFVGRDGQRHVEDEEEDEEELPMITQIFSLADNPAGTGADIENHLMKLLKSLRSSVLPILWYAIMVEGPQLQLIQCAKQSNMADTIVLIDPGFCYQVTVQKQPLLPTHPLYDDYPARLTSVTEVVNLLLGLEKYVVCQGLPPKEPLSNKDPITLERASTCDFLVKKNVSICFNCRMLRG; encoded by the exons ATGGACAAGGAACCAGTGCAGAGCCCTGGCAGAGAGCCCGTGGAAGAAGATGTgggacaaaacacagagaagacCCCCAGTGAGGCAGAAAACACCTCAGAGGCAGCATCAGCACAGGATCAATCGACACCTTCAGACACTATCGATGCAGAGGAAACCCCCAAGTCAGATCCTGTCCCAGAAGAGACAAAGGAGGAGGCTAAGGCCATTGGTGGTGAGCCTCCTGTTGACTGGTTTGAGCCCCttgaggaggatgatgatgtcaATAGCACGGGTAACAATGATCCAGAGGTGGAAAGCCTAGCAGGAGAGAGTGAAAGGAGTGAGAGCGTGGCGGGCAGTGAGAAGGCCTTCAAAAAGATTTATCA GCTTCACATTCCTCGCCGTAAGCGATCACATCCTGATGAGGGATGGGTGGAGTGGCCTGTACTTGGAGAGGGTTGGAAACGCAAAGAAGTTGTCCGGCGCTCAGGTTCAAGCATTGGCCAGAAGGATGTTTATTACCTGAG TCCACGTGGTGATCGACTGAGAAGCAGAGTAGAGCTGGCGTCAGTGCTGGAGGGAGTTCTTGACTTGTCAACATTTGAATATAAAACAGGGAAGTTCTACAATGGCGAAGCACCACCAACAAGAGTTCGAAACAGAGCGAAG AGAAAGATACGAGAGCGTTCTTCCTCGGAGTCCAGctggatggagagaggagaaggggcGGACACTCCAGACTCCCACCACAGGCTCACTCCAAGCCAGAGCCTCAAAACCATCCACTCCAACCAAACAAGTTTCTCCATGCAGAGTACAATGGGAACTCCAAACCATGGTGCTTGCAATAAGGATGCAGTACACGAAGATAAAATTAAACTTCCCCTTCCCTCATCATCCAGATCGATCCCGCTCCCCTCCATAAATGGAGAAATCGGGTCAGAGGACAGCACTCT GATCTGTGCCAGATGTGGTATTTCCTTCACAGGGACATGGTACGACAAGCAAAGAAAGAGGCCCTCCTGTCCCACCTGTTGGG CCTCAAAGACAAAAGAACATCCGATGATTCGTTTTAGAAAG TGGATTCCTTGTGGGCAGTGTGTCGGATGCCATAATACAGTTAATTGTGGACAATGTGCCAACTGCAAGCATGGACTGCAGAGCCCTGAGACCCGAAAACGAATATGCCGGAAACGCAGGTGTATATGTCCTATTCGTAAG GGCCCTGGAAGTGGAGGCTTCCTGCACCAGAGACCTCATAATGACATTCCTGAAACATTTGATGACAGCATGAGTTTCCAGGTGATGAAAACATGTGTAATCAAA AGTGAAATTACGGACTCACAG CACCCGAGTCTCAAAAGCAGTGACACTGAGAACTTCTCAGTTAACGTGGACGTAGATGACGACGAAGACATGTCAAccgatgacgatgatgat tggcATAAGAAGCGGAAGCGGCGTTCCTGTGGGGAATGCAAAGCCTGTCTCTGCAGGAAAGACTGCGGCACGTGTGATTTCTGTATAGACAAACCCAAGTTCGGAGGTAGcaacaaaaagagacagaagTGTCGTCTACGTCAGTGTCAGAGACAGGCAATG ATGGGACAAGGTGACTATGGGGCAGATAATCCACTACTCCCAGGCAGGCCAAGGCCTCACTACACATACAGTCGAAAGTCaggtttaaagaaaaacaagggaGCACAACTTGGCATGGACTTCACTGACAATGAAGATGATGACATTAACTTACAA ATGAATTGGAGCTCCGAGCCTGCCGGCGGTAGTAAACTCGCTTATGAGATGAACTTGAGAAACCACCAATCATCTATGCAG TTAAATCATTCAGATTTTGGAGTGCGAAATGGGCTGCCTGACAGAGTCCCTCACATCGGCAACCATAACAACTCCCATCTA GACCAGCTAAGCAGATGGGATGGAGACAAATCATTTGTAGGCAGAGATGGTCAAAGGCATGTTGAAGAcgaagaggaagatgaagaagagtTGCCCATG ATTACGCAGATCTTCAGTTTAGCTGATAATCCAGCCGGGACTGGTGCGGACATTGAAAACCACCTAATGAAACTGCTTAAGTCTTTACGTTCCTCTGTACTGCCAATCCTATGGTATGCCATAATGGTGGAGGGCCCGCAGCTGCAGCTTATCCAGTGTGCTAAACAGTCCAACATGGCCGACACCATAGTGTTGATCGACCCCGGCTTCTGCTATCAGGTCACCGTCCAAAAGCAGCCGCTGCTCCCCACCCACCCGCTGTACGACGACTACCCGGCACGCTTGACCTCGGTGACTGAAGTGGTGAATCTGCTTTTGGGTCTGGAGAAGTACGTGGTGTGCCAAGGCCTGCCCCCCAAAGAGCCGTTATCTAATAAAGACCCAATCACACTAGAGCGGGCGTCAACATGTGATTTCTTGGTTAAGAAAAACGTGAGTATCTGTTTTAACTGCAGAATGCTGCGAGGATGA
- the mbd1b gene encoding methyl-CpG-binding domain protein 1b isoform X3 has protein sequence MDKEPVQSPGREPVEEDVGQNTEKTPSEAENTSEAASAQDQSTPSDTIDAEETPKSDPVPEETKEEAKAIGGEPPVDWFEPLEEDDDVNSTGNNDPEVESLAGESERSESVAGSEKAFKKIYQLHIPRRKRSHPDEGWVEWPVLGEGWKRKEVVRRSGSSIGQKDVYYLSPRGDRLRSRVELASVLEGVLDLSTFEYKTGKFYNGEAPPTRVRNRAKRKIRERSSSESSWMERGEGADTPDSHHRLTPSQSLKTIHSNQTSFSMQSTMGTPNHGACNKDAVHEDKIKLPLPSSSRSIPLPSINGEIGSEDSTLICARCGISFTGTWYDKQRKRPSCPTCWASKTKEHPMIRFRKWIPCGQCVGCHNTVNCGQCANCKHGLQSPETRKRICRKRRCICPIRKGPGSGGFLHQRPHNDIPETFDDSMSFQSEITDSQHPSLKSSDTENFSVNVDVDDDEDMSTDDDDDWHKKRKRRSCGECKACLCRKDCGTCDFCIDKPKFGGSNKKRQKCRLRQCQRQAMRHLLPFQMGQGDYGADNPLLPGRPRPHYTYSRKSGLKKNKGAQLGMDFTDNEDDDINLQMNWSSEPAGGSKLAYEMNLRNHQSSMQLNHSDFGVRNGLPDRVPHIGNHNNSHLDQLSRWDGDKSFVGRDGQRHVEDEEEDEEELPMITQIFSLADNPAGTGADIENHLMKLLKSLRSSVLPILWYAIMVEGPQLQLIQCAKQSNMADTIVLIDPGFCYQVTVQKQPLLPTHPLYDDYPARLTSVTEVVNLLLGLEKYVVCQGLPPKEPLSNKDPITLERASTCDFLVKKNVSICFNCRMLRG, from the exons ATGGACAAGGAACCAGTGCAGAGCCCTGGCAGAGAGCCCGTGGAAGAAGATGTgggacaaaacacagagaagacCCCCAGTGAGGCAGAAAACACCTCAGAGGCAGCATCAGCACAGGATCAATCGACACCTTCAGACACTATCGATGCAGAGGAAACCCCCAAGTCAGATCCTGTCCCAGAAGAGACAAAGGAGGAGGCTAAGGCCATTGGTGGTGAGCCTCCTGTTGACTGGTTTGAGCCCCttgaggaggatgatgatgtcaATAGCACGGGTAACAATGATCCAGAGGTGGAAAGCCTAGCAGGAGAGAGTGAAAGGAGTGAGAGCGTGGCGGGCAGTGAGAAGGCCTTCAAAAAGATTTATCA GCTTCACATTCCTCGCCGTAAGCGATCACATCCTGATGAGGGATGGGTGGAGTGGCCTGTACTTGGAGAGGGTTGGAAACGCAAAGAAGTTGTCCGGCGCTCAGGTTCAAGCATTGGCCAGAAGGATGTTTATTACCTGAG TCCACGTGGTGATCGACTGAGAAGCAGAGTAGAGCTGGCGTCAGTGCTGGAGGGAGTTCTTGACTTGTCAACATTTGAATATAAAACAGGGAAGTTCTACAATGGCGAAGCACCACCAACAAGAGTTCGAAACAGAGCGAAG AGAAAGATACGAGAGCGTTCTTCCTCGGAGTCCAGctggatggagagaggagaaggggcGGACACTCCAGACTCCCACCACAGGCTCACTCCAAGCCAGAGCCTCAAAACCATCCACTCCAACCAAACAAGTTTCTCCATGCAGAGTACAATGGGAACTCCAAACCATGGTGCTTGCAATAAGGATGCAGTACACGAAGATAAAATTAAACTTCCCCTTCCCTCATCATCCAGATCGATCCCGCTCCCCTCCATAAATGGAGAAATCGGGTCAGAGGACAGCACTCT GATCTGTGCCAGATGTGGTATTTCCTTCACAGGGACATGGTACGACAAGCAAAGAAAGAGGCCCTCCTGTCCCACCTGTTGGG CCTCAAAGACAAAAGAACATCCGATGATTCGTTTTAGAAAG TGGATTCCTTGTGGGCAGTGTGTCGGATGCCATAATACAGTTAATTGTGGACAATGTGCCAACTGCAAGCATGGACTGCAGAGCCCTGAGACCCGAAAACGAATATGCCGGAAACGCAGGTGTATATGTCCTATTCGTAAG GGCCCTGGAAGTGGAGGCTTCCTGCACCAGAGACCTCATAATGACATTCCTGAAACATTTGATGACAGCATGAGTTTCCAG AGTGAAATTACGGACTCACAG CACCCGAGTCTCAAAAGCAGTGACACTGAGAACTTCTCAGTTAACGTGGACGTAGATGACGACGAAGACATGTCAAccgatgacgatgatgat tggcATAAGAAGCGGAAGCGGCGTTCCTGTGGGGAATGCAAAGCCTGTCTCTGCAGGAAAGACTGCGGCACGTGTGATTTCTGTATAGACAAACCCAAGTTCGGAGGTAGcaacaaaaagagacagaagTGTCGTCTACGTCAGTGTCAGAGACAGGCAATG AGACACTTGCTACCCTTCCAGATGGGACAAGGTGACTATGGGGCAGATAATCCACTACTCCCAGGCAGGCCAAGGCCTCACTACACATACAGTCGAAAGTCaggtttaaagaaaaacaagggaGCACAACTTGGCATGGACTTCACTGACAATGAAGATGATGACATTAACTTACAA ATGAATTGGAGCTCCGAGCCTGCCGGCGGTAGTAAACTCGCTTATGAGATGAACTTGAGAAACCACCAATCATCTATGCAG TTAAATCATTCAGATTTTGGAGTGCGAAATGGGCTGCCTGACAGAGTCCCTCACATCGGCAACCATAACAACTCCCATCTA GACCAGCTAAGCAGATGGGATGGAGACAAATCATTTGTAGGCAGAGATGGTCAAAGGCATGTTGAAGAcgaagaggaagatgaagaagagtTGCCCATG ATTACGCAGATCTTCAGTTTAGCTGATAATCCAGCCGGGACTGGTGCGGACATTGAAAACCACCTAATGAAACTGCTTAAGTCTTTACGTTCCTCTGTACTGCCAATCCTATGGTATGCCATAATGGTGGAGGGCCCGCAGCTGCAGCTTATCCAGTGTGCTAAACAGTCCAACATGGCCGACACCATAGTGTTGATCGACCCCGGCTTCTGCTATCAGGTCACCGTCCAAAAGCAGCCGCTGCTCCCCACCCACCCGCTGTACGACGACTACCCGGCACGCTTGACCTCGGTGACTGAAGTGGTGAATCTGCTTTTGGGTCTGGAGAAGTACGTGGTGTGCCAAGGCCTGCCCCCCAAAGAGCCGTTATCTAATAAAGACCCAATCACACTAGAGCGGGCGTCAACATGTGATTTCTTGGTTAAGAAAAACGTGAGTATCTGTTTTAACTGCAGAATGCTGCGAGGATGA